In one window of Limnohabitans sp. MORI2 DNA:
- a CDS encoding ThiF family adenylyltransferase: protein MLENYSGATRVHVIVGDPIAQVKSPYGVTQAFESQGRDAICVPAHVAPADLTDWWAGTKRAQNIDGLIVTVPHKFACTAFCDELSERAAFLGTVNTVRRDKQGRWHGDMFDGLGYVRAMENNGCVLKNKRALLVGAGGAGSAIAHSLVLAGVSELAIHDPDNQRRQSLIDRLNSLKLGKVTQGSSDPTGFDVAVNATPIGMKESDPTPIDVTKINGDMFIGCVITAPAITPLIADARAKGCKTVTGADMFAQVRELMVNFLLEI, encoded by the coding sequence ATGCTTGAAAACTACAGCGGCGCCACACGTGTTCATGTCATTGTTGGCGACCCGATTGCCCAAGTGAAATCGCCCTACGGCGTGACCCAAGCGTTTGAATCGCAGGGCCGTGACGCCATCTGCGTTCCCGCGCATGTCGCCCCCGCTGACTTGACCGACTGGTGGGCTGGCACCAAACGCGCACAAAACATCGACGGCCTCATCGTCACCGTGCCGCACAAATTTGCCTGCACCGCGTTTTGCGACGAGCTGTCTGAGCGTGCGGCCTTCTTGGGCACGGTCAACACCGTGCGCCGTGACAAGCAAGGCCGCTGGCACGGCGACATGTTTGACGGCCTGGGCTATGTGCGCGCGATGGAGAACAACGGCTGCGTGTTGAAAAACAAACGCGCCTTGCTGGTGGGCGCAGGTGGCGCTGGCTCAGCCATCGCGCACAGCTTGGTGCTGGCAGGCGTGAGCGAATTGGCCATTCACGACCCCGACAACCAACGCCGTCAATCACTGATCGACCGCCTCAACAGCTTGAAGCTGGGCAAAGTCACGCAAGGTAGCTCAGACCCCACGGGCTTTGATGTGGCCGTGAACGCCACGCCCATCGGTATGAAAGAAAGCGATCCCACACCGATTGACGTCACCAAAATCAACGGCGACATGTTCATCGGCTGCGTCATCACCGCGCCCGCCATCACCCCCTTGATTGCCGACGCTCGCGCCAAAGGCTGCAAGACCGTCACAGGTGCCGACATGTTTGCGCAAGTGCGTGAGTTGATGGTGAACTTCCTTCTGGAGATTTGA
- a CDS encoding sugar phosphate isomerase/epimerase, with the protein MRTYSLAYLTANASTVPQAIGIAAELGYAYVGLRVQPNGPGAPFQTLIGNAAVLRETQAVMRDTGVGVYDLEIIRIGEHFNVCDQTALMDIGQTLGAKAVLVAADDTNEQRLADNYARLCEAMRPYGLTGDLEFMPWTAVKDAKQAMRIIELAGRPSNSGILVDALHFGRSATTLQDIAAIPRELLHYAQMCDATAGLNFTTDELIHTARQERLLPGEGNIDLKGLFTTLPQDLPVSVEIVNLERSQPIGDKAWAKLALEASKKLLGDT; encoded by the coding sequence ATGCGTACCTATTCGCTCGCGTACCTCACGGCCAATGCATCCACTGTCCCGCAAGCCATTGGCATTGCGGCAGAGTTGGGCTATGCCTATGTGGGCTTGCGCGTGCAACCTAACGGACCCGGTGCACCCTTTCAAACCTTGATTGGCAATGCTGCTGTGCTGCGCGAAACCCAAGCGGTGATGCGTGACACCGGTGTGGGTGTGTACGACTTAGAAATCATCCGCATCGGCGAACACTTCAACGTGTGCGATCAAACTGCGTTGATGGACATTGGCCAAACCTTGGGCGCCAAGGCCGTGCTGGTGGCCGCTGACGACACGAACGAACAACGCTTGGCCGACAACTACGCACGTTTGTGCGAGGCCATGCGTCCCTATGGGTTGACTGGCGATTTGGAATTCATGCCGTGGACGGCAGTGAAAGACGCCAAGCAAGCTATGCGCATCATTGAATTAGCTGGTCGCCCCAGCAATTCGGGCATCTTGGTGGATGCTTTGCACTTTGGGCGTTCCGCCACCACGCTGCAAGACATAGCGGCCATCCCACGCGAACTGTTGCACTACGCGCAGATGTGCGATGCCACCGCAGGCTTGAACTTCACGACCGACGAACTCATTCACACCGCACGCCAAGAACGCTTGCTACCCGGCGAAGGCAATATTGACCTGAAAGGTTTGTTTACCACCTTGCCGCAAGACTTGCCGGTGAGCGTGGAAATCGTCAACCTCGAACGCTCGCAGCCCATCGGCGACAAAGCTTGGGCCAAGCTGGCACTGGAGGCGAGCAAAAAACTATTGGGAGACACTTGA
- a CDS encoding Gfo/Idh/MocA family oxidoreductase gives MTTPSPSPLQIAVAGAGAIGLAHIQAIAHNPRCLLSGIVDPSPNAGAVAKIHSVPLFATLDALLAQHKPDAIILATPNALHVPQALQCIAAGVPVLLEKPIATTVQEAQALVDQVEATHSKVLIGHHRAHSAIMAQAKQVVSSGKLGALVSVMGSALFFKPDSYFNDGPWRREVGGGPILINLIHEVHNLRMLCGDIVAVQAFASNATRGFAVEDTVAINLRFASGVLGTFMLSDTAACARSWEQTSQENKAYASYDDEDCYVVSGTRGSLSVPTMRLKTYARDEDRSWMKPFEVSSVALLRDDPLVRQIDHLCDVVQGHAQPLVTARDGLNNLRVTEAISLAAKTGVLVDIPQC, from the coding sequence ATGACCACACCTTCACCTTCACCTTTGCAAATTGCTGTGGCGGGTGCGGGCGCGATTGGCTTGGCGCACATTCAAGCCATCGCGCACAACCCGCGTTGCCTGCTCAGCGGCATTGTGGATCCATCACCCAACGCTGGTGCTGTGGCAAAAATTCATAGCGTTCCATTGTTTGCCACGCTCGATGCCTTGTTGGCACAGCACAAACCCGATGCCATCATCTTGGCCACGCCCAACGCCTTGCATGTGCCGCAGGCCTTGCAGTGCATCGCAGCGGGCGTGCCTGTGCTGCTAGAAAAACCCATCGCCACCACGGTGCAAGAAGCGCAAGCTCTTGTCGACCAAGTAGAGGCTACACATTCCAAGGTGTTGATTGGCCATCACCGCGCGCACAGTGCCATCATGGCGCAAGCCAAGCAGGTAGTCAGCTCTGGCAAATTAGGCGCGTTGGTGTCCGTGATGGGCAGCGCTTTGTTTTTCAAACCCGACAGCTATTTCAACGACGGCCCTTGGCGACGTGAAGTGGGTGGTGGCCCCATACTCATTAATTTGATTCATGAAGTGCACAACCTGCGCATGTTGTGCGGCGACATTGTGGCTGTGCAAGCGTTTGCGTCCAACGCCACACGCGGCTTTGCGGTGGAAGACACGGTGGCCATCAACCTGCGTTTTGCCAGTGGCGTGCTGGGCACGTTCATGTTGTCCGACACCGCGGCTTGCGCACGCAGCTGGGAGCAAACCAGCCAAGAAAACAAGGCCTACGCCAGCTATGACGACGAAGACTGCTATGTCGTTTCAGGCACGCGCGGCAGTTTGTCGGTGCCCACCATGCGACTGAAAACCTATGCTCGCGATGAAGACCGTTCGTGGATGAAGCCGTTTGAAGTCAGCTCGGTGGCGTTGTTGCGTGATGACCCCTTGGTGCGACAAATTGATCACTTGTGCGATGTGGTGCAAGGCCATGCGCAACCCTTGGTGACGGCGCGTGATGGTTTGAATAACTTGCGTGTGACCGAGGCCATTTCGTTGGCTGCCAAAACAGGCGTATTGGTTGATATTCCTCAGTGCTGA
- a CDS encoding protocatechuate 4,5-dioxygenase subunit alpha, whose product MTNKPEPIFGTTLFDGEQAKKGYALNKMCYSFNSADNRNAFKGDEEAYMKAYGLNDEQATAIRTRNVLGLIAAGGNVYYLAKFAGILGLDVQDLGAAQTGMTKDEFKAKLLAAAHQ is encoded by the coding sequence ATGACTAACAAGCCTGAACCTATTTTTGGCACCACCTTGTTTGATGGCGAGCAAGCCAAAAAAGGCTACGCCCTCAACAAGATGTGCTACTCCTTCAACTCAGCCGACAACCGCAATGCGTTCAAAGGCGATGAAGAGGCGTACATGAAAGCCTATGGCCTCAACGACGAGCAGGCCACGGCGATTCGCACGCGCAACGTGCTGGGCCTGATTGCTGCGGGCGGCAATGTGTATTACCTCGCCAAGTTCGCGGGCATCTTGGGCTTGGACGTGCAAGACCTCGGTGCTGCCCAAACAGGCATGACCAAAGATGAATTCAAAGCCAAGCTCTTGGCTGCTGCCCACCAATAA
- a CDS encoding DMT family transporter, whose protein sequence is MSRSKHALFGIGLLLMASACFAILDTTTKRVTMVVPVVMAIWARYFFQALLTTAVVLPLKGLAVFQTQNPRQQLTRGVLLTLVTGLAFLSLKLLPVAEFTAIVMTVPLLVTLLAARTLGEHVSPQRVWLVCGGFVGTLIIVRPGTAVFGWTLLIPLALVLVNAAFQLLTSKMARTEDAFTTQFYTTWVGTVLTSVPLFWFWVPVTETRVLLELVLMGVSGVTGHFLLIMAFERSPAGTLMPYMYAQIGFAMLGGWLVFDHVPDHFSLLGIGLIALCGTAGGVLTVYELRKKIS, encoded by the coding sequence GTGAGTCGATCAAAGCACGCCTTGTTTGGCATCGGCTTATTGCTGATGGCATCGGCGTGCTTTGCTATCTTGGATACCACCACCAAACGCGTCACCATGGTGGTACCTGTGGTGATGGCCATTTGGGCCCGTTATTTTTTTCAAGCCTTACTCACCACAGCTGTGGTGTTGCCGCTCAAAGGGTTGGCTGTTTTTCAAACGCAAAATCCACGGCAGCAACTCACACGTGGCGTTTTGTTGACCTTGGTCACGGGCTTGGCGTTTTTAAGTCTGAAGCTTTTGCCAGTGGCAGAGTTCACGGCCATCGTCATGACGGTGCCGTTGCTCGTTACCTTGTTGGCTGCTCGTACGTTGGGTGAGCATGTGTCGCCGCAGCGTGTGTGGCTGGTGTGCGGTGGCTTTGTGGGCACACTCATCATCGTGCGGCCTGGCACGGCTGTGTTTGGTTGGACCTTGTTGATTCCTTTGGCCTTGGTTCTGGTCAATGCCGCCTTTCAGCTGCTCACCAGCAAAATGGCCCGCACCGAAGATGCCTTCACCACGCAGTTCTACACCACTTGGGTGGGCACGGTGTTGACATCGGTGCCACTGTTTTGGTTTTGGGTACCCGTGACGGAAACGCGCGTGCTGCTGGAGTTGGTGCTCATGGGTGTGTCGGGTGTCACAGGACACTTTTTGCTCATCATGGCGTTTGAGCGTTCGCCTGCGGGGACCTTGATGCCCTATATGTACGCGCAAATTGGCTTTGCCATGTTGGGTGGTTGGCTGGTGTTTGACCATGTCCCTGACCACTTCTCGCTGCTGGGCATTGGTTTGATCGCTTTGTGCGGTACAGCCGGTGGCGTACTCACGGTTTATGAATTACGCAAGAAAATCAGTTAA
- a CDS encoding FAD-dependent oxidoreductase codes for MSHTLQALTQRINTDLSQFKDQHTVDLVVIGSGGAGFSAALNAAIDGARVLLVERMAHVGGTTALSAATTWVPGTKRGLEVNPDDTPERVATFLNLAVGERSDAKLRQSFIDNGPHAIAKLEANSALQFQVRMLHPDYLSELEGSVLRGRAIEPQPFDGKLLGPNLPLVRNPIPEFTVLGGMMVDRDDIFHLLRLTETWKSFSYSARIIVRHFLDQLLHPRSTRLVMGNAMIARMLYSYIQRQGLLVTNTEATQLLQDGNTIQGVVLQQTFADGTLVKRTVRSKGGVVMASGGFNRHATRRAQMLPGAQEAWCPAGPGHSGKAQDLALQAGGQLGTCGLSHAFWAPVSTRQRTDGSTAVFPHFVMDRGKPGMITVDSQGQRYLNESTSYHLFGIAMQAHHATTPSVPSWLVCDAGALKRYGIGMIRPGGKGLAPFLADGYLKQGHTLADLAKQLNMPADKLQATVERFNAFADKGVDEDFQRGTTDYQRANGDATWHGPNPCLGALREGPFYAIALYPGDIGAATGLVTDGDARVLNAQGVAIDGLYAAGNDMHSIMGGIYPAPGITIGPGVTFGYLAAKHAVARARMI; via the coding sequence ATGAGCCACACCTTGCAAGCGCTGACCCAGCGCATCAACACCGATCTGTCCCAATTCAAAGACCAACACACGGTCGACCTCGTGGTCATTGGCTCTGGCGGCGCGGGCTTTTCTGCCGCACTCAATGCCGCCATTGACGGTGCACGCGTGTTGCTGGTGGAACGCATGGCCCATGTGGGTGGCACCACCGCCCTGTCAGCGGCGACCACTTGGGTGCCTGGCACCAAGCGCGGTTTGGAAGTGAACCCCGACGACACACCCGAGCGCGTGGCCACGTTTTTGAACCTCGCCGTGGGCGAGCGCTCAGACGCCAAACTGCGCCAATCGTTCATCGACAACGGCCCACACGCGATTGCCAAACTCGAAGCCAACAGCGCCCTGCAATTCCAAGTGCGCATGTTGCACCCCGACTATTTGTCGGAGCTCGAAGGCTCGGTGTTGCGTGGTCGCGCGATTGAGCCTCAACCCTTCGATGGCAAACTGCTCGGCCCGAACCTCCCGCTCGTACGCAACCCCATCCCCGAGTTCACCGTGCTCGGCGGCATGATGGTGGACCGTGATGACATCTTCCACTTGCTCCGTTTGACCGAAACATGGAAGTCGTTCAGCTACAGCGCACGCATCATCGTGCGTCATTTCCTCGATCAATTACTGCACCCACGCAGCACGCGCTTGGTCATGGGCAACGCCATGATTGCGCGCATGCTCTACAGCTACATCCAACGCCAAGGCTTGTTGGTGACCAACACCGAAGCTACACAATTGCTGCAAGATGGCAACACCATTCAAGGTGTCGTGTTGCAACAAACCTTTGCAGATGGCACCTTGGTCAAACGCACCGTACGCAGCAAAGGCGGCGTGGTCATGGCCAGCGGTGGTTTTAACCGCCACGCCACACGCCGCGCACAAATGTTGCCCGGCGCCCAAGAAGCCTGGTGCCCCGCAGGCCCCGGCCACTCCGGCAAAGCGCAAGACTTGGCTTTGCAAGCAGGAGGTCAACTCGGCACCTGTGGTTTGAGCCACGCGTTTTGGGCACCTGTGTCTACACGCCAACGCACCGATGGCAGCACCGCCGTGTTTCCTCACTTCGTGATGGACCGCGGCAAGCCCGGCATGATCACCGTGGACAGCCAAGGCCAACGCTACTTGAACGAATCCACCTCGTACCACTTGTTTGGCATTGCCATGCAAGCCCACCACGCCACCACGCCCAGCGTGCCCTCGTGGTTGGTGTGTGATGCAGGCGCATTAAAGCGCTACGGCATTGGCATGATTCGGCCCGGTGGCAAGGGCCTTGCACCTTTCTTGGCCGATGGCTATTTGAAGCAAGGCCACACCTTGGCCGACTTAGCCAAGCAACTCAACATGCCCGCAGACAAGCTGCAAGCCACCGTTGAGCGTTTCAATGCATTTGCAGACAAAGGCGTGGACGAAGACTTCCAACGCGGCACCACCGACTACCAACGCGCCAACGGCGACGCCACATGGCACGGTCCTAACCCCTGCTTAGGCGCGTTGCGCGAAGGCCCGTTCTACGCGATTGCGCTCTACCCCGGCGACATTGGCGCGGCCACAGGCTTGGTCACCGATGGCGATGCGCGTGTGCTCAATGCACAAGGTGTGGCGATTGATGGTTTGTATGCGGCGGGTAACGACATGCACTCCATCATGGGTGGTATTTATCCAGCGCCCGGCATCACCATTGGTCCTGGGGTGACGTTTGGTTACTTGGCTGCGAAACATGCCGTGGCTCGCGCACGCATGATTTAA
- a CDS encoding LysR family transcriptional regulator, with product MKKFNHLDLDGHLLHSLSTVIEQGSVTAAANVLGLTQSAVSHQLDRLRAIVGDALFVKSGRGIVPTARAEALALQAQGLLTQLQGFVHSGAFEPARLTQCFTIAANDLQRDLLLPRLLSRLQAQAPGVTLRVVPSDVPSADMLRAQDCQLVISPRPPDATDIKHKRLFADSYRVFYDPQVRKAPRSVKAYEAAEHITVVHQPRRSLDIDDLLLKRGVNRRFAATLSSFAGVAAFVAGTDRLATLPGLLRQSLLRGLADAPLPFETPEMPMYAIWHVRHQQDPVHIWLREQLMQINQH from the coding sequence ATGAAAAAATTTAATCATTTGGATTTGGACGGTCACCTACTGCATTCACTGAGCACCGTCATCGAGCAAGGCTCAGTCACGGCTGCGGCCAACGTCTTAGGGCTAACCCAATCGGCCGTGAGCCACCAGCTTGACCGCTTGCGTGCCATCGTGGGCGATGCTTTGTTTGTCAAATCAGGGCGCGGCATTGTGCCCACGGCACGGGCCGAAGCATTGGCTTTGCAAGCGCAAGGGCTGCTCACTCAGCTGCAAGGGTTTGTCCACAGCGGGGCGTTTGAACCAGCACGACTCACGCAATGCTTCACCATCGCCGCCAATGATTTGCAACGCGACTTGTTGTTGCCGCGCTTGCTCAGCCGCTTGCAAGCACAAGCCCCGGGCGTGACACTGCGCGTGGTGCCCTCGGATGTACCCAGCGCGGATATGCTGCGTGCACAAGATTGCCAGTTGGTCATCAGCCCCCGCCCGCCCGACGCCACCGACATCAAACACAAACGCTTGTTTGCCGACAGCTACCGCGTGTTTTACGACCCACAGGTGCGCAAGGCGCCGCGCTCTGTCAAAGCCTACGAAGCGGCAGAACACATCACGGTGGTGCACCAACCGCGCCGCAGTTTGGACATTGACGACTTGTTACTCAAGCGTGGCGTGAACCGTCGGTTTGCAGCCACCCTCAGCAGCTTTGCAGGCGTAGCGGCATTTGTAGCAGGCACCGACCGCTTAGCCACACTACCGGGTTTGCTGCGTCAAAGTTTGCTGCGCGGCTTGGCCGATGCGCCACTCCCGTTTGAAACGCCCGAGATGCCCATGTATGCCATTTGGCATGTGCGACACCAACAAGACCCGGTGCACATTTGGCTACGTGAGCAGCTCATGCAGATCAATCAGCACTGA
- a CDS encoding IclR family transcriptional regulator → MSGVLERTLGILELLSEQGQGVELAVLADKLNMPKSAAHRLLADLIRFGYVRQTRDMGEYVLTTKLVSLGLSYLSKTGVIDVAQPLLDRLAEQTGELVRLSVVDGDRLTWVARAQGARQGLRYDPDMGSIARLSCSSSGLAWLSTMKDDDALALVSQQGLGLPQDFGPNAPKSLKAFLKVLHDTRKQGFSLTEETYTAGLNAIAAPVGLAGQLPMGTISVAGPSARLTRERMLALAPDLLSCAAQLAAASGASPMLTRGTSHVRLQPIYAA, encoded by the coding sequence ATGAGCGGCGTACTTGAACGAACTTTGGGTATCTTGGAGCTGCTGTCCGAGCAAGGGCAGGGCGTAGAGCTGGCTGTGTTGGCTGACAAGCTGAACATGCCCAAAAGCGCTGCGCACCGTTTGCTGGCGGACCTCATTCGTTTTGGATACGTGCGCCAAACCCGTGACATGGGCGAGTATGTGTTGACCACCAAGCTCGTGTCTTTGGGTTTGAGCTACCTCAGCAAAACCGGTGTCATTGACGTGGCTCAGCCACTGCTGGATCGCTTGGCCGAGCAAACCGGCGAGCTTGTGCGTTTGTCCGTGGTTGATGGCGACCGCCTGACATGGGTGGCCCGCGCACAAGGTGCACGCCAAGGACTGCGCTACGACCCAGACATGGGCAGCATTGCGCGACTGAGTTGTTCATCGTCGGGCTTGGCTTGGTTGTCCACCATGAAGGATGACGATGCTTTGGCGCTCGTGTCGCAACAAGGTTTGGGCTTGCCACAAGACTTCGGCCCCAATGCACCCAAGAGTTTGAAAGCCTTTCTCAAGGTTTTGCATGACACCCGCAAACAAGGCTTTAGCCTGACCGAAGAAACCTACACTGCGGGCCTCAATGCCATCGCCGCCCCTGTGGGCTTGGCGGGGCAGTTGCCCATGGGCACCATCAGTGTGGCGGGTCCATCGGCGCGTTTGACGCGTGAGCGCATGTTGGCTTTGGCGCCTGATTTGTTGTCGTGTGCGGCGCAGTTGGCTGCGGCCAGTGGCGCGTCGCCTATGTTGACGCGTGGTACCAGTCATGTGCGTTTGCAACCCATTTACGCCGCTTGA
- a CDS encoding class III extradiol dioxygenase family protein: MANIVGGLAASHIPAIGGAIAKGLQQDPYWKPFFDGFPPIREWLGQVKPTTAVVFYNDHGLNFFLDKMPTFAVGAATEYRNADEGWGIPTLPPIQGCVDLSWHLINHLIEKEFDIVTCQEMLVDHACTIPLKLFWPQEICPVRIVPVNLNTVQFPLPSAKRCYEFGKTIGEAIRSWDSNENVVVIGTGGLSHQLDGERAGFINKKFDLEFMQSLNDNPEWATQYSIHELVEKTGTQGIELLNWLAMRGALGATKAKTVHSNYHIPISNTATGVMALAAA; this comes from the coding sequence ATGGCAAACATTGTTGGCGGCTTGGCCGCATCTCACATCCCAGCCATTGGCGGCGCAATTGCCAAAGGCTTGCAGCAAGACCCGTACTGGAAACCATTCTTTGATGGTTTTCCGCCCATCCGTGAATGGCTTGGCCAAGTCAAGCCCACCACGGCGGTGGTGTTTTACAACGACCATGGTTTGAACTTCTTCCTCGACAAAATGCCCACCTTCGCCGTGGGTGCCGCCACCGAATACCGCAACGCCGATGAAGGCTGGGGCATTCCTACCTTGCCGCCCATTCAAGGTTGTGTGGATTTGTCATGGCACCTCATCAACCACTTGATCGAGAAAGAATTCGACATCGTCACTTGCCAAGAAATGTTGGTGGACCATGCTTGCACGATTCCACTCAAACTGTTTTGGCCGCAAGAGATTTGCCCCGTGCGCATCGTGCCTGTGAACTTGAACACCGTGCAGTTCCCCCTGCCCAGTGCCAAGCGCTGCTACGAGTTTGGCAAAACCATTGGCGAAGCGATTCGCAGCTGGGACAGCAACGAGAACGTGGTGGTCATCGGCACGGGTGGCTTGAGCCACCAGCTTGATGGCGAACGCGCAGGCTTCATCAACAAGAAGTTTGACCTCGAGTTCATGCAAAGCTTGAACGACAACCCCGAGTGGGCCACGCAATACAGCATCCACGAGTTGGTGGAGAAAACGGGCACGCAGGGTATCGAGCTGCTCAACTGGCTGGCCATGCGCGGTGCCTTGGGGGCGACCAAAGCCAAGACCGTACACAGCAACTATCACATCCCAATTTCCAACACGGCCACGGGTGTGATGGCGTTGGCGGCCGCTTAA
- a CDS encoding FAD-dependent oxidoreductase, with amino-acid sequence MTPQSLDTTHKAWDCDLLVVGSGAGALSTAVTAAHLGLKVIVVEKDPHYGGTTAWSGGWMWIPCNPLAIQAGITEPIEKPLSYLRHELGEQFDETRARAFLTHGPRMVRFFQEHTALQFIDGNLIPDFHGKTEDAALGGRSVCAAPFNGRLLGKHVKQLKRPLYEMTFLGMGIASGADIRHFFNALRSWGSFFHVAKRVTRHLFDLLLHGRGMQLVNGNALIAGLAKSAFDAGVDIRVNSPAVRLLTEGDDGSQKVCGAVVMHHGVEQTLRAKRGVVLATGGFPHDPERKRQLLPHDPTGEQHFSAASGGNTGDGLRLGESVGAVVATDLKHAAAMAPVSLVPRSDGGVTHFPHLIERGKPGLIAVTRFGKRFVNEADSYHDFMQGLINALPEGEPVQAWLVVDHRFIRRWGLGAVKPAPVPMHSMLANGYLKRGNTLAELAQVCGIDPVALQNTVARYNTQADIGYDGEFAKGQTAYNRVQGDAAHEGRNPNMAPIQDGPFYAVRIVAGSLGTFAGLRCNAHAQVLNAQGQPIDGLYAGGNDLSSVMGGNYPSGGITLGPAMTFGYLAAHHAARLSPDFASSEHPFLKRTSPMYYELATMTLPFGTAAQAATNVQTFCAQGQGELLGCWFTDIGVLNQMIVLRGFDDLATLQAERNRTQQNASPFGCGDIFQSLEQHSYQGFPWMKPVRPSAESGINGPVYEIRTYGIKPGGVQPTIDLWEQAIPAREKISPCVVAMVALDGPLRFTNIWAYPTIDARSKARADAVAQGIWPPKGGPANLTTNMVSTIALPTAVSPLK; translated from the coding sequence ATGACGCCTCAATCACTCGACACCACCCACAAAGCTTGGGATTGCGATTTGCTCGTGGTGGGCTCCGGTGCGGGCGCGTTGTCCACCGCAGTGACCGCAGCGCATTTAGGTCTCAAAGTCATCGTGGTCGAGAAAGACCCGCACTATGGGGGCACCACCGCGTGGTCGGGCGGCTGGATGTGGATTCCGTGCAACCCACTCGCCATTCAAGCGGGCATCACCGAGCCGATTGAAAAGCCACTCTCGTATTTGCGCCACGAACTCGGTGAGCAGTTTGACGAAACGCGTGCGCGTGCTTTCCTGACTCATGGTCCGCGCATGGTGCGTTTCTTTCAAGAGCACACCGCACTGCAATTCATCGATGGCAACTTGATTCCTGATTTCCACGGCAAGACCGAAGACGCAGCCTTGGGTGGTCGCTCGGTGTGCGCGGCACCTTTCAATGGCCGCTTGCTAGGCAAGCATGTCAAGCAACTCAAGCGTCCCCTGTATGAGATGACTTTCTTGGGCATGGGCATTGCCTCGGGTGCAGACATTCGCCACTTCTTCAATGCCTTGCGTTCATGGGGCTCGTTCTTCCATGTGGCCAAGCGTGTCACGCGTCATTTGTTCGATTTGCTTTTGCATGGGCGCGGCATGCAGTTGGTCAACGGCAATGCCTTGATCGCAGGACTGGCAAAGTCTGCATTCGATGCAGGCGTAGACATTCGCGTGAACAGCCCTGCGGTGCGTTTGCTCACCGAAGGCGACGATGGTTCGCAAAAAGTGTGTGGCGCGGTGGTGATGCACCACGGCGTAGAGCAAACCCTTCGCGCCAAGCGCGGTGTCGTGTTGGCCACTGGCGGCTTCCCGCACGACCCAGAGCGTAAACGTCAACTTTTGCCGCACGACCCCACCGGCGAGCAACATTTTTCTGCCGCTTCAGGCGGCAACACCGGCGATGGTTTGCGCTTAGGCGAATCGGTGGGTGCTGTGGTGGCAACCGATTTGAAGCACGCCGCCGCCATGGCGCCTGTGTCCTTGGTGCCACGATCGGATGGAGGGGTGACGCACTTCCCCCATTTGATCGAACGCGGCAAGCCCGGCTTGATTGCGGTCACACGCTTTGGCAAACGCTTTGTGAACGAAGCCGACTCGTACCACGACTTCATGCAAGGTTTGATCAACGCCCTGCCGGAAGGCGAGCCCGTGCAAGCGTGGCTGGTGGTGGACCACCGCTTCATCCGTCGATGGGGCTTGGGTGCGGTCAAGCCTGCACCCGTGCCCATGCACAGCATGTTGGCCAACGGTTACTTGAAGCGTGGCAACACCTTGGCCGAGTTGGCGCAAGTTTGCGGCATCGACCCCGTGGCCTTGCAAAACACCGTGGCGCGTTACAACACCCAAGCCGACATTGGCTACGACGGTGAATTTGCCAAAGGCCAAACCGCCTACAACCGTGTGCAAGGCGACGCTGCACACGAAGGCCGCAACCCCAATATGGCCCCCATTCAAGATGGTCCGTTTTACGCAGTGCGCATCGTCGCGGGTAGCTTGGGCACGTTTGCGGGTCTGCGTTGCAATGCGCACGCACAAGTGCTCAATGCACAAGGCCAACCCATCGACGGTTTATATGCGGGCGGCAACGATCTTTCTAGCGTGATGGGCGGCAACTACCCGAGTGGCGGCATCACCCTCGGCCCCGCCATGACCTTTGGCTATTTGGCGGCGCATCACGCAGCACGTTTGTCACCCGACTTTGCATCTTCTGAACATCCATTTTTGAAAAGGACTTCCCCCATGTATTACGAACTCGCCACCATGACGCTGCCTTTTGGCACTGCTGCGCAAGCCGCCACCAACGTGCAAACGTTTTGCGCCCAAGGCCAAGGCGAATTGCTGGGCTGCTGGTTCACTGACATTGGCGTGCTCAACCAAATGATTGTGTTGCGCGGTTTTGATGACCTCGCCACGTTGCAAGCCGAACGCAACCGCACACAACAAAACGCCAGTCCCTTTGGTTGCGGCGACATCTTCCAAAGTTTGGAGCAACACAGCTACCAAGGCTTTCCTTGGATGAAGCCCGTGCGCCCCAGCGCAGAGAGTGGCATCAATGGCCCCGTGTATGAAATCCGAACCTATGGCATCAAACCCGGTGGCGTGCAACCCACGATTGATTTGTGGGAGCAAGCCATTCCTGCACGCGAAAAAATTTCACCTTGCGTGGTGGCCATGGTCGCTTTGGATGGCCCCCTGCGTTTCACCAACATCTGGGCTTACCCCACGATTGATGCACGCAGCAAAGCCCGCGCCGATGCGGTGGCTCAAGGCATTTGGCCGCCCAAAGGCGGCCCTGCCAACTTGACCACCAACATGGTCTCCACCATCGCGTTGCCCACGGCGGTTTCTCCACTGAAATAA